One genomic segment of Thermodesulfobacteriota bacterium includes these proteins:
- a CDS encoding glycosyltransferase: protein MKIVLATFGSRGDVQPMMALSLALKAAGHDILLAGPPEKARWAKQAGCPFYPLGGDVTAFIDGMENAHSFRSGICFIHYVRKELISQFEIFNKIITGADLAVGASLVFGLSTVAELMGIEYRYIAFTPQLLPSGCYPFPAFKHHGFPKWYNRMTWETAKVLDKFNLTRLINMRRKEFGLKPVQDAWQHILSRKVIVASDRVIGQVPEDVDVAFTQTGYLHLNQPDQHLPKLEAFLKDGPAPVFAGFGSMPKQDQTRLVPMIVQAVRSIGQRVVIGKFWDEPSEFSSSNDVFFIRRYPHLKLFPRMAAVIHHGGAGTTATSAISGVPQIIVPHILDQYYWGHQIYQSYLGPKPIWRSRLTPQKLSAAIEECLSNDLIIQKARVASEMINPQSSLDAAVCEVLKSKG from the coding sequence ATGAAAATAGTTCTGGCAACCTTTGGTTCTCGCGGCGATGTTCAACCAATGATGGCCCTCTCGTTGGCCCTGAAAGCGGCCGGGCACGATATCCTTTTGGCCGGACCTCCTGAAAAGGCGAGGTGGGCAAAGCAGGCCGGATGCCCCTTTTACCCTCTGGGAGGGGATGTGACTGCCTTCATCGATGGGATGGAGAATGCCCATTCGTTCCGTTCCGGTATTTGTTTTATTCATTATGTCCGTAAAGAATTGATTTCCCAATTCGAAATTTTTAACAAAATCATCACCGGGGCGGATCTGGCTGTGGGTGCATCTTTGGTATTTGGCTTATCCACCGTGGCCGAGCTAATGGGTATTGAGTACCGCTATATCGCATTTACACCACAACTTTTACCCTCTGGGTGTTATCCTTTCCCGGCTTTCAAACATCACGGATTTCCTAAATGGTATAACCGAATGACCTGGGAAACGGCCAAGGTGCTTGATAAGTTCAATTTAACCCGGCTAATTAATATGAGGCGTAAGGAGTTCGGATTAAAACCCGTCCAAGATGCCTGGCAGCATATTTTGAGTAGAAAGGTAATCGTGGCTTCCGACCGGGTGATTGGCCAGGTCCCAGAAGACGTTGATGTCGCCTTTACTCAAACCGGCTACTTGCATTTAAACCAGCCGGATCAACATCTTCCTAAATTAGAAGCGTTCTTAAAGGATGGTCCGGCTCCTGTTTTTGCAGGCTTTGGAAGTATGCCAAAACAGGATCAGACCAGGCTTGTCCCAATGATTGTACAGGCTGTACGGTCAATCGGACAGCGAGTAGTTATTGGCAAATTTTGGGACGAGCCGTCCGAATTTTCAAGTTCAAACGATGTCTTTTTTATCAGGAGATATCCGCATTTAAAACTTTTTCCCCGTATGGCAGCGGTGATCCATCACGGTGGGGCAGGCACTACCGCCACCTCTGCAATCAGTGGTGTCCCTCAAATCATCGTTCCTCATATACTGGATCAATATTACTGGGGGCATCAGATATATCAATCCTATCTTGGCCCAAAACCGATATGGCGATCAAGGTTAACCCCCCAAAAACTTTCAGCAGCTATCGAAGAATGCCTGTCAAATGATCTGATCATCCAAAAAGCCAGGGTGGCCTCAGAAATGATCAACCCGCAGAGCAGTTTGGATGCGGCAGTCTGCGAAGTATTAAAAAGCAAGGGTTGA
- a CDS encoding nucleotidyltransferase domain-containing protein — MSEIQSLKAAAQKSGLGPQSAQGQWAINEIKAKLDSYKKWIHTLLMFGSYALSQAGRHSDIDFLVLMKKGKHVGGFHKTLLDLKLALRKKSKDPVEIQIVSFDEKSIKCLFKLSMPLAHAIRHGVVIWDDGWFETLLSRPYPKWPDRGAAVKAFTQWIVPLYYRCSIDLKREISAHHGPVGICTQQGKCIGHPDGDLPARVISRMLYVTLPDRGFLPLCKPEVINMAVESYGRKAWRPVCLAFNILQKDRLITFGEFQVLFSFAKTLFDECIRICGPENPEVIKSLSREYQGGN, encoded by the coding sequence ATGAGTGAAATACAAAGTCTTAAAGCAGCGGCTCAAAAAAGCGGCTTGGGTCCACAATCGGCGCAGGGCCAATGGGCAATAAACGAAATAAAGGCCAAGCTCGATTCTTATAAAAAATGGATTCATACCTTACTGATGTTTGGCAGCTATGCTTTAAGTCAAGCCGGGCGACATTCGGATATCGATTTTTTGGTTCTGATGAAAAAAGGGAAGCATGTCGGCGGATTTCATAAAACTTTGCTTGATCTTAAACTGGCTTTGAGAAAAAAAAGCAAAGATCCGGTTGAGATCCAGATTGTATCTTTTGATGAAAAGTCGATTAAATGTCTGTTTAAACTTTCGATGCCATTGGCTCATGCAATCCGACATGGTGTGGTCATATGGGATGACGGGTGGTTCGAAACACTGCTGTCGAGGCCATATCCCAAATGGCCGGATAGAGGAGCCGCTGTAAAGGCTTTTACCCAATGGATTGTGCCGTTGTACTATCGTTGTTCCATAGACTTAAAACGAGAGATATCGGCACATCACGGGCCGGTTGGCATTTGCACCCAACAGGGCAAATGTATCGGTCATCCCGATGGTGATCTGCCGGCAAGAGTGATTTCAAGGATGCTTTATGTGACTTTGCCTGACAGGGGTTTTCTTCCTCTTTGTAAACCCGAAGTCATAAATATGGCAGTTGAAAGTTACGGAAGGAAAGCATGGCGACCTGTTTGCCTGGCCTTCAATATTCTCCAAAAGGATCGTTTGATTACCTTTGGTGAATTTCAGGTGTTGTTCTCATTTGCTAAAACACTCTTTGACGAATGTATCCGGATCTGCGGACCTGAAAATCCTGAAGTTATAAAGTCGCTTTCACGTGAGTATCAAGGGGGAAATTAG
- a CDS encoding MBL fold metallo-hydrolase, with protein MTRLFITANLFAAFFAFTAFAQGFERDIIKTSAGNLEITFIGHGTLMFTFDGKVIHIDPWTRLADYSNMPKADMILLTHEHRDHLDLKALELIRTDKSFLVLTETCAGRVKGGMVMKNGDIRTVGGLKIEAVPAYNIVHMRSEGMPFHPKGIGNGYVITFGDKRVYVAGDTENIPEMKELKGIDIAFLPMNLPYTMTPEMVADAVRVFKPKILYPYHYGDTDTSKIVNLLKGMEGIEVRIRKMK; from the coding sequence ATGACCAGATTATTTATAACAGCCAATTTGTTTGCTGCCTTTTTTGCCTTTACTGCTTTTGCACAAGGATTTGAAAGGGACATTATAAAAACATCCGCCGGTAATTTGGAAATTACTTTTATCGGCCATGGTACGCTGATGTTTACTTTTGACGGGAAGGTGATTCATATTGATCCGTGGACCAGGCTGGCCGATTATTCCAACATGCCGAAAGCCGATATGATTCTTTTGACCCATGAGCATCGTGATCACCTGGATCTGAAAGCGCTGGAGCTCATCCGAACGGACAAAAGCTTTTTGGTATTAACCGAAACCTGCGCAGGCCGGGTTAAGGGCGGTATGGTGATGAAGAATGGAGATATCAGAACCGTGGGAGGGTTAAAAATTGAGGCTGTACCGGCCTATAATATCGTGCATATGCGGAGTGAAGGCATGCCTTTCCATCCAAAGGGCATCGGTAATGGCTATGTGATTACCTTTGGCGACAAGCGGGTTTATGTGGCGGGTGATACCGAAAACATTCCGGAAATGAAAGAGCTTAAAGGGATAGACATTGCATTCCTGCCCATGAACCTGCCGTACACCATGACGCCGGAAATGGTGGCCGACGCTGTGAGGGTATTCAAACCGAAAATTCTTTATCCCTATCACTATGGTGATACGGATACATCAAAGATTGTGAATTTACTAAAAGGTATGGAAGGAATAGAAGTGCGCATTAGGAAAATGAAGTAG
- a CDS encoding aspartate aminotransferase family protein → MTYKIGQVFPGELTPDQILQAPVLVRGEGVYLFDESGKKYLDAIAGIAVVNVGYGREEVIEAMQRQARELPYCISNIFANQPSQLLAERLAGLTPGDLNQIHFVSGGSEAVETAIKLARQYHIETGQPDRHLVVARRQSYHGATLGALSATGMSGRRDKYLPLLLDFPHIAPSYCYRCPFGQEYPGCDLACAQELEKAILKAGPNKVSAFIAEPVVGSASGATVPPPEYFPRIREICSKYGVLFIADEVITGLGRTGKNFGIDHWSAVPDMMTLAKSLGGGYTPLGAVVVNDRYRRVFEDKGSAFEHIFTYASNPLSTATSLAVLDILVEDDLVNRSAQMGEILFLRIGALRKKHTTIGDVRGKGLLLGIELVHDQETNAPFSPDLKVSKQLGSVAMKNGLIIYPGAGSIDGVQGNHFLICPPLIISEEEIDELVEKLDVSLSQLEQKVH, encoded by the coding sequence ATGACATACAAAATTGGACAAGTCTTTCCTGGGGAGTTGACTCCTGACCAAATCTTGCAGGCACCTGTTTTGGTGCGAGGCGAGGGTGTTTATTTGTTCGATGAATCCGGCAAAAAGTACTTGGATGCCATCGCTGGCATCGCAGTGGTGAATGTTGGCTACGGGCGAGAGGAAGTTATCGAAGCGATGCAGCGGCAGGCCAGAGAATTGCCCTATTGCATCTCCAACATCTTTGCCAATCAGCCCTCGCAACTACTGGCAGAACGATTGGCAGGTCTAACTCCGGGCGATTTGAATCAGATTCACTTTGTCTCCGGTGGGTCCGAAGCCGTTGAGACGGCGATCAAGCTGGCACGCCAATATCACATAGAAACCGGGCAACCCGACAGACATCTGGTCGTCGCCCGCCGACAAAGTTATCACGGCGCGACTCTGGGCGCTCTCTCAGCTACCGGTATGAGCGGACGTCGAGATAAATACCTCCCCTTACTCCTCGATTTTCCTCATATTGCGCCGTCTTATTGCTATCGCTGCCCCTTTGGTCAAGAATATCCCGGCTGCGACCTAGCCTGTGCTCAAGAATTGGAGAAAGCTATCCTCAAAGCAGGTCCGAATAAGGTCTCCGCTTTTATCGCCGAGCCGGTGGTAGGCTCGGCTAGTGGCGCAACGGTACCGCCACCGGAGTATTTCCCTCGCATCCGCGAGATTTGCTCTAAGTATGGTGTCCTGTTCATCGCAGACGAGGTTATCACCGGACTGGGTCGGACGGGTAAGAACTTTGGCATTGACCATTGGTCTGCCGTACCAGACATGATGACGTTAGCTAAGAGCCTGGGCGGCGGTTACACTCCCCTGGGCGCGGTTGTTGTCAATGACAGATACCGCCGAGTCTTTGAAGACAAAGGTAGTGCATTCGAACATATTTTTACCTACGCATCCAACCCTCTTTCTACGGCGACCTCTTTGGCGGTACTAGATATTCTCGTCGAAGATGACCTAGTCAACAGATCGGCTCAAATGGGCGAAATTTTGTTCCTTAGAATTGGTGCTCTTCGGAAAAAACATACCACGATAGGCGATGTGCGAGGCAAGGGTCTCTTATTGGGAATCGAACTGGTTCACGATCAGGAAACCAATGCACCCTTTTCTCCTGACCTGAAGGTTAGCAAGCAGTTAGGGAGTGTGGCTATGAAAAATGGGTTGATCATCTATCCCGGAGCTGGGAGTATCGACGGTGTGCAGGGCAACCACTTTCTCATTTGCCCGCCCCTTATAATCAGCGAAGAAGAAATTGACGAGCTGGTAGAAAAACTGGATGTGTCTCTCTCCCAACTGGAGCAAAAAGTACACTGA
- a CDS encoding TRL-like family protein, translated as MKKSMAILTLCSFLFVTGCATLFPAGSIYTNIKLPVTATANSGTATKIGTSQCTSILGAVAIGDASIETAKKNGDITKVYHVDYDVKNILGIIGTYKTTVYGE; from the coding sequence ATGAAAAAATCTATGGCAATCCTTACATTATGTTCATTTCTATTCGTAACGGGCTGTGCGACCCTTTTCCCTGCCGGTTCTATCTACACCAATATAAAACTTCCAGTGACAGCCACCGCAAACAGCGGAACCGCAACCAAAATAGGCACATCCCAATGTACCAGTATTCTTGGTGCCGTTGCGATTGGCGATGCCAGCATTGAAACTGCTAAAAAGAACGGTGACATAACCAAAGTGTATCATGTTGATTATGATGTAAAGAACATCCTGGGGATCATCGGCACATACAAGACCACCGTTTACGGAGAATAA
- a CDS encoding DUF4065 domain-containing protein, whose translation MDRFYKNLGVKIKKIREKIGLSQEALAIKLEISRVAISQIENGSRKISAQEIVRFAKMFNIPTDVLLDVKKDIEIIFEKVMKKTKKKQEIRISVPQRNLQKFKEVLIYILEQVGSKPNVGETVLYKLLYFIDFNFYEKYEEQLIGATYIKNHHGPTPKEFIKVVSEMEGKDLVKVKEKYFQYPQTKYLPLRKSDLTQFKAHEKEMIDDVLSNLSNMSASEISEYSHNDVPWQTTEDGEVIEYESVFYRTSPYSVRNYSEENIY comes from the coding sequence ATGGATAGGTTTTATAAAAATCTAGGTGTAAAGATTAAAAAGATAAGAGAAAAAATAGGCTTATCTCAAGAAGCATTGGCCATTAAATTGGAAATAAGTAGGGTCGCTATTTCTCAGATAGAAAACGGGAGCAGAAAAATTAGTGCCCAAGAAATAGTTAGGTTTGCTAAAATGTTTAATATTCCTACGGATGTACTGTTAGATGTTAAAAAGGATATTGAGATTATTTTTGAAAAAGTCATGAAGAAAACCAAAAAAAAACAAGAAATTAGAATTAGCGTTCCTCAACGGAACCTGCAAAAATTCAAGGAGGTATTAATTTATATTCTTGAGCAGGTGGGGTCTAAACCAAATGTAGGGGAAACCGTTTTATATAAACTTCTTTATTTTATAGATTTTAACTTTTATGAGAAATATGAGGAGCAATTAATAGGAGCAACCTATATCAAAAACCATCATGGACCCACGCCCAAAGAATTCATAAAGGTTGTAAGTGAAATGGAGGGTAAAGACTTGGTAAAGGTGAAAGAAAAATATTTTCAATATCCTCAGACTAAATATTTACCTTTAAGAAAATCCGATCTTACCCAGTTCAAAGCGCACGAAAAAGAAATGATTGATGATGTTTTAAGCAATTTATCGAATATGAGTGCTTCTGAAATTAGTGAGTACTCCCACAACGATGTTCCCTGGCAAACCACCGAGGATGGGGAAGTGATTGAATATGAATCGGTATTTTATCGGACTTCCCCGTATTCAGTGAGGAATTATAGTGAAGAAAATATTTACTGA
- a CDS encoding MFS transporter: MTSTPKPPPLRIDQVKKNPMYLFLAVLTIASTIGLQAWITLFNNFAVEIASLDGDRIGIIQSVREIPGFLALLAVFVILFIKEHRLSVLSILFLGIGLAVTGLFPSFAGLTLTTLVMSFGFHYYETTNMSLTLQYFNENESPWVSGKLRSLAAASSIGIGLFIFLLAPILNFTQLYLVTGGLIVAAAVWGFAQHPADPHIIPQRKKLIFRKKYWLFYFLYFMAGARRQIFMAFSVLLMVQKFHYSLQEVTLLFVINNIINYFLSPMIGKGIIRFGERRVLSMEYLSLIFVFLAYAFANSKMIVAGLYILDHIFFNFSIAIRTYFQKVGDPRDIAPTMAVGFTINHIAAVFLPAIGGLLWVINYRIPFIGGAAMALISLIAVQKIKT; encoded by the coding sequence ATGACATCCACACCAAAGCCACCACCCCTGCGTATAGATCAGGTCAAGAAAAACCCAATGTACCTGTTTCTGGCGGTACTGACCATCGCGTCCACGATAGGTTTGCAGGCCTGGATCACCTTGTTTAACAATTTTGCCGTTGAGATTGCCAGCCTGGACGGTGACCGCATTGGTATCATTCAGTCGGTCAGGGAAATTCCCGGCTTTTTGGCCCTGCTGGCCGTATTTGTCATCCTCTTTATCAAAGAACACCGGCTTTCAGTTTTGTCCATCCTCTTTCTGGGTATAGGCCTGGCTGTTACCGGCCTGTTTCCTTCCTTTGCAGGATTAACCCTGACCACCCTGGTAATGAGTTTCGGCTTTCATTATTACGAAACCACCAACATGTCATTAACCCTTCAGTATTTCAACGAAAACGAGTCGCCGTGGGTGTCCGGCAAACTGCGTAGCCTGGCCGCGGCGTCAAGCATCGGCATCGGGCTGTTTATTTTTCTACTGGCACCCATTTTGAATTTTACCCAGCTTTACCTCGTCACTGGCGGGCTGATTGTTGCCGCAGCCGTGTGGGGATTTGCCCAGCATCCGGCAGACCCCCACATTATCCCCCAGCGAAAAAAGCTGATTTTTCGTAAAAAATACTGGCTGTTTTACTTCCTGTATTTCATGGCCGGAGCCAGACGACAGATATTTATGGCCTTTTCCGTTTTACTGATGGTTCAAAAATTCCATTACTCGTTGCAGGAGGTCACCCTTTTATTTGTGATCAACAACATTATCAATTATTTTTTAAGCCCCATGATCGGTAAAGGCATTATCCGTTTCGGTGAGCGCAGGGTATTGTCCATGGAGTACCTTAGCCTGATTTTTGTCTTTCTGGCCTATGCGTTTGCCAACTCCAAAATGATTGTGGCCGGGTTATATATTCTGGATCATATCTTTTTTAACTTTTCCATCGCCATCCGAACCTACTTCCAAAAGGTGGGGGATCCCCGGGATATTGCCCCCACCATGGCCGTGGGATTTACCATCAATCATATTGCGGCCGTTTTTCTGCCAGCCATCGGCGGTCTGCTGTGGGTGATAAATTACCGTATCCCTTTTATCGGCGGTGCGGCCATGGCTTTAATCTCACTAATTGCCGTACAAAAGATTAAAACATGA
- a CDS encoding metallophosphoesterase codes for MKRALALGPRENTALILFMALMIFAPIIIRILERNDLVTPARFLAYIGYVWMGILFLFFSFAVALDAYRLIFEAIQRAYHADFSRFSLSKAQCFYIPLVLSVCITLVGFFEALNIRTERVVIKTDTITAKIGRLKIVQISDVHLGLIVGKHRLKRIIKQIQAEKPDILVSTGDLVDGQMNNLSELAGLIRNIPAKYGKFAVMGNHEFYAGLQDALKVTTAAGFRVLRGEGMNIPGVINIAGVDDPAGKRHGLEPNVSVKDLLSKLPRKYFTLLLKHRPRLNEDEMGLFDLQLSGHTHQGQIFPFSLIVKLFYPNFSGLINLKNNSYLYVSRGTGTWGPPVRFLAPPEVTVFELIHQSKANHQTTLRGNS; via the coding sequence GTGAAACGCGCGCTGGCCCTTGGGCCGAGGGAAAACACGGCTCTGATTCTGTTTATGGCCCTCATGATTTTCGCCCCGATCATTATTCGGATTCTGGAAAGAAACGACCTGGTCACCCCGGCCCGTTTTTTGGCCTATATCGGGTATGTATGGATGGGCATTTTGTTTCTGTTTTTCTCCTTTGCGGTGGCGCTTGATGCCTATCGCTTGATATTTGAAGCGATACAGCGGGCATATCATGCGGATTTTTCTCGTTTCAGTTTATCCAAGGCCCAATGCTTTTACATTCCTCTTGTTCTCTCTGTATGCATCACCCTGGTTGGTTTTTTCGAAGCCCTCAATATAAGGACGGAACGAGTGGTGATCAAAACCGACACGATTACAGCGAAAATCGGTCGACTCAAAATAGTTCAGATATCGGATGTCCATCTGGGTCTCATCGTGGGCAAACATCGGTTGAAACGGATTATAAAACAGATACAGGCGGAAAAGCCGGACATCCTGGTTTCAACCGGAGATCTTGTGGACGGACAAATGAACAACTTATCCGAGCTTGCCGGGTTGATTCGCAATATTCCCGCTAAATACGGCAAGTTTGCCGTCATGGGCAACCATGAGTTTTACGCCGGTCTGCAAGATGCCTTGAAAGTCACCACAGCTGCAGGCTTCAGGGTTCTTCGTGGAGAAGGGATGAACATACCCGGAGTTATCAACATCGCCGGAGTGGATGACCCTGCCGGGAAACGACACGGTCTGGAGCCAAATGTCTCTGTCAAGGACCTGCTGTCGAAACTTCCCCGGAAATATTTCACCCTGCTGTTAAAACACCGCCCACGGTTAAATGAGGACGAGATGGGGCTTTTTGACTTGCAGCTGTCCGGGCATACGCACCAGGGCCAGATATTTCCTTTCAGCCTGATTGTGAAATTGTTCTATCCGAATTTCAGCGGGCTGATCAATCTCAAAAATAATTCCTACCTTTATGTAAGCAGGGGAACCGGCACATGGGGTCCTCCAGTGCGGTTTCTGGCTCCACCAGAGGTTACCGTTTTCGAACTGATTCACCAAAGCAAAGCCAATCATCAAACAACCCTGAGGGGAAATTCTTAA
- a CDS encoding aminotransferase class V-fold PLP-dependent enzyme: protein MRINWNTICKAYPVNKEMIWLNNCGTTPAGNHIVKTLSRFIEGYAKKGVLTETAVYPEVQHNIKKILGNLLNCSPDELSLIHNTAEGMNFISHGLNLSSEDEVILLENEYPSNIYPWRHLEEKGVKLVITPMESSPEAFFKAFERSITKKTRVVSLSAVHWCTGMPFPLNQVGTLCRENGIDLVVDGAQGVGMQPIDIQKDNISYMAFSAWKWLLGPLGMGILFVAKEKLPLLKPVFIGTDSVVGAEEYLPYKSELKPSADRFTFSTANFNDWVYLEASLKFLYDIGFVSVRERIFELSARLSKGLTDIGFNVFSNQFPSYQTGIVACEKHGVNPDVVMSHLKRNQIVAAKRLGRVRFSPHVYNSKKQINEVIRVLEKV from the coding sequence ATGAGGATTAACTGGAATACAATCTGCAAAGCATATCCGGTAAACAAAGAGATGATCTGGCTCAACAACTGCGGCACCACACCTGCGGGAAACCATATCGTAAAGACTCTTTCCCGATTCATCGAAGGTTATGCTAAAAAGGGGGTTTTGACTGAGACCGCCGTTTATCCTGAGGTTCAGCATAATATAAAAAAAATTCTGGGCAATCTGTTAAATTGCTCTCCTGATGAGCTGTCACTTATACACAACACAGCTGAAGGTATGAATTTTATTTCCCACGGGCTGAATCTTTCCAGCGAAGATGAAGTTATTCTGCTGGAAAACGAATACCCCAGCAATATTTACCCCTGGAGACACCTTGAGGAAAAAGGGGTAAAGCTCGTCATTACCCCCATGGAAAGCTCCCCTGAAGCCTTTTTTAAAGCCTTTGAAAGGTCGATTACTAAAAAAACCCGTGTGGTTTCACTATCGGCTGTACACTGGTGCACCGGAATGCCTTTTCCTTTAAATCAGGTTGGGACCCTGTGCAGGGAAAACGGGATCGATTTGGTGGTGGACGGTGCCCAAGGGGTGGGGATGCAACCCATTGATATCCAAAAAGACAACATTTCCTACATGGCTTTTTCCGCATGGAAATGGTTATTGGGCCCCTTGGGAATGGGAATTCTTTTTGTTGCCAAAGAAAAACTTCCGCTTCTCAAACCGGTATTTATCGGAACGGATTCGGTGGTAGGGGCCGAAGAATATCTACCTTACAAATCGGAACTCAAACCATCGGCTGATCGATTCACTTTTTCTACCGCCAATTTCAATGACTGGGTATATTTAGAGGCTTCACTTAAATTTTTGTATGATATCGGGTTTGTTTCCGTACGTGAAAGAATATTCGAACTGAGCGCCCGCTTAAGCAAAGGGCTGACTGACATAGGCTTTAATGTTTTTTCAAACCAGTTTCCATCTTACCAAACAGGAATTGTGGCCTGTGAAAAGCATGGAGTCAATCCAGATGTCGTTATGAGCCATCTTAAAAGAAATCAGATCGTGGCTGCCAAGCGTCTGGGAAGAGTCAGATTTTCTCCCCATGTATATAATTCCAAGAAACAGATAAATGAAGTCATTCGTGTGCTTGAGAAAGTCTGA
- a CDS encoding SidJ-related pseudokinase: MNSSDVSATHIKISNVKRLKALSEKEIKDKVSDYYTKYFAVYHLQSLSQSNPDVIDPETIATVHDLLKDPQYSGQRQGLFIFRQAAETLGSIIIHSDTKYLAEMALSAIKNVLKTTTGYAHRACAETLGAFPLNISGPSLRDADIKRIPLVNWQEISNNHSTNGMPPVFFGRSLAIPLDSANRMLVLKFARNKDTPQDLLQESLWMEHLHLANYSFPLKFKIPRAMKFKNSHVIRIKNLPAKLPEKIDFHRKGYAIGFVAHKDYFSYPNDFNKGKQLTENRFKEVIFRNAWLLGELTSTGIIHYAPIPLFHNRVQRNRRRDRGVYEWFRAGRLDRWLESCLFPNFGLTGIRDFEHFVSLNGYNIYRHIGNHFLSLLLVTGSYFRIKDINRIGFDKNGKPIDTRDLFTKPLLKKLIQGIFLNYFHAFTKTNFTGELPLNVDELSLRMIEEMGVDRHMEEIFRVADQEEMTDTEFKRFLKNRNYSDEEINDFQKGEKDIIIMSGPHLGEFNHDISLPELIEAVETMSALCIAGKYLQGKNIDGVEKKSEMSNNAYVA, translated from the coding sequence ATGAACAGCTCCGACGTTTCTGCAACACATATAAAAATTAGCAATGTTAAACGTCTAAAGGCGCTTTCGGAAAAAGAAATTAAAGATAAAGTCAGCGATTACTATACAAAATATTTTGCAGTGTACCACCTGCAGAGCCTTTCCCAAAGCAATCCCGACGTAATTGACCCGGAAACCATTGCAACCGTACACGACCTTCTGAAAGATCCTCAATATTCAGGACAGCGACAGGGCCTTTTTATTTTCCGACAGGCGGCTGAAACGCTTGGATCTATTATCATCCATTCCGATACAAAATACCTGGCCGAAATGGCTCTTTCCGCCATAAAAAATGTCCTGAAAACAACCACCGGATATGCGCACAGGGCTTGTGCTGAAACCCTGGGAGCTTTTCCTTTGAATATCAGCGGACCCAGCTTAAGGGATGCCGATATTAAGCGCATACCACTTGTGAACTGGCAGGAAATATCGAACAATCATTCCACCAATGGTATGCCGCCTGTCTTTTTCGGCAGAAGTCTTGCCATTCCGCTTGATAGTGCCAACCGGATGCTCGTACTCAAATTTGCCAGAAATAAGGACACTCCCCAGGACCTCCTCCAAGAATCCCTCTGGATGGAACATCTTCATCTGGCAAATTATTCTTTCCCCCTTAAGTTTAAGATCCCCCGGGCTATGAAGTTTAAAAATTCCCATGTCATCAGAATAAAAAATCTGCCTGCAAAATTACCTGAAAAGATCGATTTTCACCGGAAAGGATATGCCATAGGCTTTGTTGCCCACAAAGACTATTTTAGCTATCCGAACGATTTCAACAAGGGAAAACAACTCACTGAAAACCGGTTCAAAGAGGTGATCTTCCGCAATGCCTGGCTTTTGGGCGAGTTAACTTCCACAGGGATTATCCATTATGCGCCCATCCCGCTTTTCCACAACAGGGTTCAAAGGAACCGAAGGAGGGATCGGGGCGTTTATGAATGGTTTCGGGCTGGAAGACTCGACCGGTGGCTGGAGTCTTGCCTGTTTCCCAATTTTGGCCTTACAGGCATCAGGGATTTTGAACACTTCGTTTCGTTAAATGGCTATAACATTTATCGTCATATTGGCAATCATTTTCTAAGCCTGCTGCTGGTAACCGGCAGTTATTTCCGCATAAAGGATATCAACCGAATCGGTTTCGATAAAAACGGTAAACCCATTGACACCCGTGATCTCTTCACCAAACCGTTATTAAAAAAATTGATCCAGGGCATATTTTTAAATTATTTTCATGCTTTTACAAAAACAAATTTTACCGGCGAGCTTCCTCTTAACGTCGACGAACTTAGTTTGAGAATGATTGAAGAGATGGGAGTTGATCGTCATATGGAAGAAATATTCAGAGTTGCTGATCAAGAGGAAATGACGGATACGGAATTTAAGCGGTTTTTAAAAAATAGAAACTACTCTGATGAAGAAATCAATGATTTTCAAAAGGGAGAAAAAGATATCATCATCATGAGCGGTCCCCACCTTGGCGAATTTAACCATGATATTTCCCTGCCTGAATTGATCGAAGCAGTTGAAACAATGTCGGCATTATGTATCGCTGGAAAGTATCTACAAGGAAAAAATATTGACGGGGTTGAAAAAAAATCGGAAATGAGCAACAATGCGTACGTTGCCTGA